A part of Paramisgurnus dabryanus chromosome 15, PD_genome_1.1, whole genome shotgun sequence genomic DNA contains:
- the gpr156 gene encoding probable G-protein coupled receptor 156: protein MDAGLNCSSHCESSTCFIYSGLNNQQGWEILQRLCAFMTTGVDVKSRSLSPALRAVVWTLLSCGILLALFFLIFTLRFRNNRIVKMSSPNLNVLTLCGSVLTYGSGFLFAMEERATLQGTGSRAILQARIWTLCIGSSLVFGPMLGKTWRLYRVFTQRIPDKRVIIRDIQLMGLVALLVLVDVVVLTTWSLTDPIKCSRSINAMVKVIELSASYTLSQLDSCSSLYSDLWVILLSVLKGSLLLYGTYLAGLTSNVSLPPVNQSITIMGAVCLVTMSTAVAVPVSLYLYAWPNVVYSVVSGAIFICTLSINCLLFVPQLTQWRHFEEETNSHSSQMAKYFSSPSKTMSSMYSEDEIYYLLGENDSMKRLINEKNAIIDSLQEQVNNAKDKLLKIMTVSHTLDEGEMDSSNTNLNSTSTQTTVVSPDSPFITRYSEVAPVVALSPPPYKPPPPLPAHTTSQTAPKCSVATDVSSSAHLRPSQLQSNSTDESSHISCSVRSDGVSLKGIADEPVPVLNIIRNSRCISDSSEDDTETLEKSEVDTSASKEHTTVVVSNEQLVEILQDLSVDAVRSSVRSPDRVRRRCISPDHEELGTALSPLLTQSPLQFVFPTISPYLMRKRRPPFYSSRGGPPPYYFPGSVPPGRRKASALQDHERLREDHFHKINPTSPRTRRPQGQDLCLEGNRQTNTGTSCGTDILTSRRCSRQEDWESSSCKCSSTPYTGQVPRPASDGLKERSEKPYDYSDSDSSSSEDYCYYHRPYCRGCLHHPYDSTDSLTSSDSEEGELYRSAHPVVNFKVDLKPTFV from the exons ATGGACGCAGGACTAAACTGCAGCTCTCATTGTGAGTCTAGTACCTGCTTCATCTACTCAGGACTGAACAACCAGCAGGGCTGGGAAATACTACAGAGACTCTGTGCTTTCATGACg ACAGGTGTGGATGTAAAGAGTCGATCACTGTCTCCTGCTCTCCGTGCTGTTGTCTGGACTCTGCTTTCCTGTGGGATTCTACTGGCCCTCTTCTTTCTCATTTTCACACTACGCTTTAGAAACAATAG GATAGTGAAGATGTCCAGTCCCAATCTGAATGTGTTGACTTTGTGCGGCAGTGTACTTACATACGGCAGTGGTTTCTTATTCGCTATGGAGGAAAGAGCAACACTGCAGGGAACCGGATCAAGAGCAATCTTACAG GCGCGGATTTGGACGCTGTGTATTGGCAGTTCTCTGGTGTTTGGTCCTATGCTTGGTAAAACATGGCGGCTCTATAGAGTGTTTACTCAACGCATACCTGACAAGAGAGTG ATTATTCGAGACATACAGCTGATGGGTTTGGTTGCTCTGCTGGTccttgtggatgttgttgttcTTACAACATGGAGTCTGACGGATCCAATCAAGTGTTCCCGGTCTATAAATGCTATGGTGAag GTAATAGAGTTGAGTGCATCCTACACTCTGTCCCAGCTAGACTCATGTTCCTCTCTCTACTCGGATCTGTGGGTCATTCTCCTCTCTGTGCTTAAG GGAAGTCTGCTCCTTTATGGCACGTACCTCGCAGGCCTGACAAGCAATGTCAGTTTACCCCCAGTTAACCAGTCTATAACCATCATGGGTGCTGTCTGCCTGGTAACCATGTCAACCGCTGTGGCTGTGCCTGTTTCTCTTTACCTGTATGCCTGGCCTAATGTGGTGTACAGCGTAGTGTCTGGTGCTATCTTTATCTGCACACTTTCCATTAACTGCTTGCTGTTTGTACCCCAG TTGACCCAGTGGAGACACTTTGAAGAGGAGACAAACTCTCATTCCAGTCAGATGGCAAAATACTTCAGTAGTCCCAGCAAGACCATGAGCTCCATGTACAGCGAGGATGAGATCTATTATCTACTTGGAGAAAATGACTCCATGAAAAGGCTCATTAATGAG AAGAATGCCATTATCGACAGCCTACAGGAACAAGTGAATAACGCCAAAGACAAACTGCTTAAAATAATGACTGTTAGCCACACCTTAGATGAGGGAGAAATGGATTCCTCCAATACTAACCTGAACTCCACCTCTACCCAAACAACAGTGGTATCTCCCGATTCCCCCTTCATAACACGATATTCAGAAGTAGCTCCAGTAGTGGCTCTCTCTCCACCTCCTTATAAACCTCCTCCACCACTTCCCGCTCACACTACCTCACAAACAGCCCCTAAATGTTCAGTAGCTACAGATGTTTCTTCTTCAGCACACCTAAGGCCTTCACAGCTTCAGAGTAACTCTACTGATGAGTCCTCTCATATCAGCTGTTCAGTGAGGTCTGATGGTGTAAGTCTGAAGGGTATCGCAGATGAGCCAGTTCCAGTCCTGAATATTATCAGAAACTCTAGATGTATCTCAGATAGCTCTGAAGACGATACAGAGACTTTGGAAAAGTCTGAGGTTGATACATCAGCCTCCAAGGAGCATACCACAGTGGTTGTAAGCAATGAGCAGCTGGTGGAGATCTTACAGGACCTGAGTGTAGATGCTGTACGCAGCTCTGTCAGATCACCTGACCGAGTGCGGAGGCGTTGCATCAGTCCCGATCATGAGGAACTCGGCACAGCTCTCTCTCCTCTCTTGACTCAATCACCTCTACAGTTCGTCTTCCCCACCATCTCACCTTATCTCATGCGGAAACGTAGGCCTCCCTTTTACTCCTCTAGAGGAGGACCTCCCCCTTACTATTTTCCTGGCTCTGTACCTCCAGGACGCAGAAAAGCATCAGCACTTCAAGACCATGAAAGGCTTAGAGAAGACCACTTCCACAAAATAAATCCTACCAGCCCAAGAACAAGACGACCTCAAGGACAAGACTTATGCCTTGAGGGTAATAGGCAGACAAACACAGGAACTAGTTGTGGCACTGATATCCTAACCAGCAGGAGATGTTCAAGACAGGAAGACTGGGAATCTTCTTCTTGCAAATGTTCTAGTACTCCTTACACAGGACAGGTTCCTCGGCCTGCCTCGGATGGTCTGAAAGAAAGATCAGAGAAGCCATACGACTACTCGGACTCAGACTCTAGCAGCTCAGAGGACTATTGTTACTACCACCGGCCCTACTGTAGGGGCTGTCTGCATCACCCCTATGACTCTACAGACAGCCTTACCAGCTCTGACAGTGAGGAGGGGGAGCTGTACCGCTCAGCACACCCTGTAGTAAACTTTAAGGTGGACCTTAAACCAACCTTTGTCTAA